Proteins co-encoded in one Streptomyces sp. NBC_01283 genomic window:
- a CDS encoding glycoside hydrolase family 16 protein: MGTHAAAKRRRPVVSAALGTTLLAALLSIPSAGGAPQPADACGNVGTELPRGDCGPFWQVVAEDFNGDRVPLGAFSDCDHHTDTSAAYCDGLKGSYRDNWWAYPTGWRDTSNDRGRDVVGVYHPEDTVSVGPAQDGDGRMRIRMWRPSDGGPVHAAAVVPRAVMQMKYGKYSARIKVTKPAPGYKSAWLHYGGGCEMDHPEGNWAGSLTAFHHPCGGGEQGSFRGADEWTEWHTVSTEWTPGRVRFFVDGQETGQDTRGVPDQPLSWVLQNESALEGPGAAPGSSAQLEITWVAAYAYGWK, translated from the coding sequence ATGGGAACACACGCGGCGGCGAAACGGCGCAGGCCGGTCGTGTCCGCGGCGCTCGGCACCACACTGCTCGCCGCCCTGCTGTCCATCCCGAGCGCGGGGGGAGCGCCGCAGCCGGCCGACGCCTGCGGCAATGTCGGCACGGAGCTGCCGCGCGGCGACTGCGGGCCGTTCTGGCAGGTCGTCGCCGAGGACTTCAACGGTGACCGGGTACCTCTGGGCGCGTTCAGCGACTGCGACCATCACACCGACACCTCGGCCGCGTACTGCGACGGCCTCAAGGGCTCCTACCGCGACAACTGGTGGGCCTACCCCACCGGTTGGCGAGACACGTCCAACGACCGGGGCCGTGACGTCGTCGGCGTCTACCACCCCGAGGACACCGTGAGCGTGGGCCCTGCGCAGGACGGCGACGGCCGCATGCGCATACGGATGTGGCGGCCGTCCGACGGAGGCCCGGTCCACGCCGCCGCGGTCGTACCGCGCGCCGTCATGCAGATGAAGTACGGCAAGTACAGCGCCCGCATCAAGGTGACCAAGCCGGCCCCCGGATACAAGTCGGCCTGGCTGCACTACGGCGGGGGCTGCGAGATGGACCACCCCGAGGGCAACTGGGCGGGATCCCTGACCGCCTTCCACCATCCGTGCGGCGGCGGCGAACAGGGCTCGTTCCGCGGCGCCGACGAGTGGACCGAGTGGCACACGGTGTCGACGGAGTGGACCCCGGGACGGGTGCGCTTCTTCGTGGACGGACAGGAGACCGGACAGGACACCCGGGGCGTGCCGGACCAGCCACTGTCCTGGGTCCTGCAGAACGAGAGCGCGCTGGAGGGCCCGGGGGCGGCGCCCGGCAGCAGTGCGCAGCTGGAGATCACCTGGGTCGCCGCGTACGCCTACGGCTGGAAGTAG
- a CDS encoding NADP-dependent succinic semialdehyde dehydrogenase, whose protein sequence is MPIATVNPATGETLETFEPLEDAEVKRRVAAAHTAFGEYRTSTFTERARFLNRAADLLEEDNAFIARTMTTEMGKPVKAARAEAAKCVKAMRWYAERAEDLLADEHPAQADVEDSGASRAIVRYRPLGVVLAVMPWNFPLWQVVRFAAPALMAGNVGLLKHASNVPQTALYLEDLFRRAGFPKGCFQTLLIGSGAVESILRDERVAAATLTGSEPAGRSVASTAADEIKKTVLELGGSDPYLVLPSADVERAATTAVTARVQNNGQSCIAAKRFIVHTDVYDAFRDRFVAGMRELTVGDPMSEDTDVGPLSTEQGRSDLEELVDDALARGATALCGGQRPKEQERGWYYSPTVLADVTEQMRIHREEAFGPVATLYRVADLDEAVKLANDSPFGLSSNVWTRDDADIERCVRDLQAGGVFFNGMTASHPGLPFGGIKRSGYGRELAGHGIREFCNATTVWFGPSDAKG, encoded by the coding sequence ATGCCCATCGCCACGGTCAACCCCGCCACCGGCGAGACGCTCGAAACCTTCGAGCCGCTTGAGGACGCGGAGGTCAAGCGCCGTGTGGCGGCGGCCCACACCGCGTTCGGCGAGTACCGCACCAGCACCTTCACCGAGCGCGCCCGGTTCCTGAACCGGGCGGCCGACCTGCTGGAAGAGGACAACGCCTTCATCGCCCGGACCATGACCACCGAGATGGGCAAACCCGTCAAGGCGGCCAGGGCCGAAGCGGCCAAGTGCGTCAAGGCCATGCGCTGGTACGCCGAGCGGGCCGAGGACCTGCTCGCCGACGAGCACCCCGCGCAGGCCGACGTGGAGGACTCCGGCGCGAGCCGGGCCATCGTCCGCTACCGCCCGCTCGGCGTCGTGCTCGCCGTGATGCCGTGGAACTTCCCGCTGTGGCAGGTCGTACGGTTCGCGGCGCCCGCCCTCATGGCGGGCAACGTCGGCCTGCTCAAGCACGCCTCGAACGTGCCGCAGACCGCGCTGTACCTCGAGGACCTCTTCCGCCGCGCCGGGTTCCCCAAGGGCTGCTTCCAGACGCTGCTGATCGGCTCGGGCGCCGTCGAGAGCATCCTGCGCGACGAGCGGGTGGCCGCGGCGACCCTCACCGGCAGCGAACCGGCAGGCCGCTCGGTGGCGTCCACCGCCGCCGACGAGATCAAGAAAACCGTCCTGGAACTGGGCGGCAGCGACCCCTACCTCGTGCTGCCGAGCGCCGACGTCGAGCGTGCCGCCACGACCGCGGTGACCGCCCGGGTGCAGAACAACGGGCAATCCTGCATCGCCGCCAAGCGCTTCATCGTGCACACCGACGTCTATGACGCCTTCCGCGACCGGTTCGTCGCGGGCATGCGGGAGTTGACCGTCGGCGACCCGATGAGCGAGGACACCGACGTCGGCCCGCTCTCCACCGAACAGGGCCGCAGCGATCTGGAGGAACTCGTCGACGACGCGCTCGCCCGCGGCGCCACCGCGCTGTGCGGCGGGCAGCGCCCCAAGGAGCAGGAGCGGGGCTGGTACTACTCCCCCACGGTCCTCGCCGACGTGACCGAGCAGATGCGCATCCACCGGGAGGAGGCGTTCGGCCCGGTGGCCACGCTCTACCGCGTGGCGGACCTGGACGAAGCCGTGAAGCTGGCCAACGACTCACCTTTCGGGCTCAGTTCCAATGTGTGGACCCGCGACGACGCCGACATCGAACGCTGCGTACGGGACCTCCAGGCGGGCGGCGTCTTCTTCAACGGTATGACCGCCTCCCACCCCGGCCTGCCCTTCGGCGGCATCAAACGCTCGGGCTACGGACGCGAGTTGGCGGGCCACGGCATCCGCGAGTTCTGCAACGCCACGACGGTGTGGTTCGGTCCGTCGGACGCGAAGGGCTGA
- a CDS encoding LLM class F420-dependent oxidoreductase, with the protein MVQIGYTMMTEQAGPRALVDDLVAAEQAGFDFSVTSDHYFPWLDSQGHAPYAWSVLGAAAQATSRIPLMTYVTCPTVRYHPAVVAQKAATMQLLSEGRFRLGLGSGENLNEHVTGEGWPSPQVRLDMLEEAVEIIRALFTGDNVNHQGTHFDVANARLWDVPDELPPIGVAVSGGRSCALAGRLADLVIATEPKADLIDSFDRHGGTGKPRVGQLPVCFDTDKDAAVARAHDQFRWSVGGWPVNSELPGPSGFAGATQYVTRQDIADHIPCGDDVDAFVDAVRPYVDAGFTEVALVQVGGDQQRPFIDWAEKKLLPALREL; encoded by the coding sequence ATGGTGCAAATCGGCTACACGATGATGACCGAGCAGGCGGGCCCCCGAGCCCTCGTCGACGACCTGGTCGCGGCGGAGCAGGCGGGGTTCGACTTCTCCGTCACCTCTGACCACTACTTTCCCTGGCTCGACTCGCAGGGGCACGCGCCCTACGCGTGGAGCGTCCTGGGTGCGGCGGCGCAGGCCACCTCACGGATCCCGCTCATGACGTACGTGACCTGCCCGACCGTCCGCTACCACCCCGCCGTGGTGGCGCAGAAGGCCGCGACGATGCAGCTTCTCTCCGAGGGCCGCTTCCGGCTCGGCCTCGGCTCGGGCGAGAACCTGAACGAGCACGTGACCGGCGAGGGCTGGCCCTCACCGCAGGTCCGCCTCGACATGCTCGAGGAGGCGGTGGAGATCATCCGCGCGCTGTTCACCGGCGACAACGTCAACCACCAGGGCACCCACTTCGACGTGGCGAACGCCCGCCTGTGGGATGTGCCCGACGAGCTGCCGCCCATTGGAGTGGCGGTCTCCGGCGGACGGTCCTGCGCGCTGGCCGGGCGCCTGGCCGACCTGGTCATCGCGACCGAGCCCAAGGCCGACCTGATCGACTCCTTCGACCGGCACGGCGGCACCGGCAAGCCGCGGGTCGGCCAGCTGCCCGTCTGCTTCGACACCGACAAGGACGCGGCCGTCGCCCGCGCGCACGACCAGTTCCGATGGTCGGTCGGCGGCTGGCCCGTCAACTCCGAACTCCCCGGTCCTTCCGGCTTCGCGGGCGCCACCCAGTACGTCACCCGCCAGGACATCGCGGACCATATCCCGTGCGGCGACGACGTCGACGCCTTCGTGGACGCCGTACGCCCCTACGTCGACGCGGGCTTCACGGAGGTCGCCCTCGTCCAGGTGGGCGGCGACCAGCAGCGCCCCTTCATCGACTGGGCGGAGAAGAAGCTGCTTCCCGCGCTGCGCGAACTCTGA
- a CDS encoding SAM-dependent methyltransferase, protein MTDHATTPGPAAQQKIDSSVPHSARIWNYWLGGKDNYPVDEEAGDAYSSVFPGIVTVARSSRAFLRRNITYLVSEAGIGQFLDIGTGLPTVDNTHEVAQRLDPSTRIVYVDHDPMVLAHARALLTSTPEGATAYVDADLSDPDRILAAAAETLDLSRPTALILSNILGHIADYDQARAIVTRLMEGLPSGSYLSINDGSRGTDADYEQAQDAYNETGAVPYFLRPVDQIEAFFDGLELLDPGVVSVPLWRPAPDAPAQDPIGEHGGLARKP, encoded by the coding sequence ATGACCGACCACGCCACGACGCCCGGACCTGCGGCGCAGCAGAAGATCGACTCCTCGGTGCCGCACTCGGCCCGGATCTGGAACTACTGGCTGGGCGGGAAGGACAACTACCCCGTCGACGAGGAGGCGGGCGACGCCTACAGCTCCGTCTTCCCCGGCATCGTCACCGTCGCCCGCAGCAGCCGCGCCTTCCTGCGCCGCAACATCACCTATCTGGTCTCCGAGGCGGGCATCGGGCAGTTCCTGGACATCGGGACCGGCCTGCCGACCGTGGACAACACCCACGAGGTGGCCCAGCGGCTCGATCCCTCGACGAGGATCGTCTACGTCGACCACGACCCGATGGTCCTCGCGCACGCCCGCGCCCTGCTCACCTCCACGCCCGAGGGAGCGACCGCGTACGTCGACGCCGATCTGTCCGACCCCGACCGCATCCTGGCGGCCGCGGCCGAGACCCTCGACCTCTCCCGCCCCACCGCGCTGATCCTCAGCAACATCCTGGGCCACATCGCCGACTACGACCAGGCGCGCGCCATCGTCACCCGCCTGATGGAAGGCCTGCCCTCGGGCAGCTACCTCTCGATCAACGACGGCTCGCGGGGCACCGACGCCGACTACGAACAGGCCCAGGACGCCTACAACGAAACCGGCGCGGTCCCCTACTTCCTGCGCCCCGTCGACCAGATCGAGGCGTTCTTCGACGGCCTGGAACTCCTGGACCCCGGTGTCGTCTCGGTCCCCCTGTGGCGCCCCGCCCCCGACGCCCCCGCCCAGGACCCCATCGGCGAACACGGCGGCCTCGCCCGCAAGCCGTGA
- a CDS encoding 2Fe-2S iron-sulfur cluster-binding protein has product MGTDVFRSEVPLTVNGTPCRPTVDHRSTLLDVLREQLGLTGAKKGCDHGQCGACTVLVDGRRANSCLLLAVAHEGCEITTVEGLHADDGEGPHPVQRAFLERDAFQCGYCTPGQICSTVGVLAEAAAGNASHVTEPGTDTGAPVELTRDEIRERLSGNLCRCGAYPHIVEAVEDVTR; this is encoded by the coding sequence ATGGGAACCGATGTGTTCCGCTCGGAAGTGCCCCTGACGGTGAACGGCACGCCGTGCCGCCCCACCGTCGACCACCGTTCGACGCTGCTGGACGTCCTGCGCGAACAGCTGGGCCTCACCGGCGCCAAGAAGGGCTGTGACCACGGCCAGTGCGGCGCCTGCACCGTCCTCGTCGACGGCCGCCGCGCCAACAGCTGTCTGCTCCTGGCCGTCGCCCACGAAGGGTGCGAGATCACCACCGTCGAAGGGCTGCACGCCGACGACGGCGAGGGCCCGCACCCCGTGCAGCGTGCATTCCTGGAGCGTGACGCCTTCCAGTGCGGCTACTGCACCCCCGGCCAGATCTGTTCGACCGTCGGCGTCCTGGCGGAGGCCGCGGCGGGCAACGCCTCGCACGTGACGGAGCCGGGCACGGACACCGGCGCCCCCGTGGAACTGACCAGGGACGAGATCCGTGAGCGGCTCAGCGGCAACCTGTGCCGCTGCGGCGCCTATCCGCACATCGTCGAGGCCGTCGAGGACGTGACCCGGTGA